The genomic window ACAGTTGTAAAATAACTATAATGATAATGACAAAAATCACAGTTTTTATTGAAATAGTAAATGCTATAATAACTGCTGGAATCGCACCAATAATAGGTCCAAAGTAAGGTATTACATTGGTTATTCCAACTACAACACCTAGTAGCAGTGGGTACTGCATACCGATTAGCCAAAATGCTACAGAAGCAGCACCACCTATAACAACACAAACAAGAAGTTGACCTCTAATATAGCGTCCAAGTGACTCATCAACATCGTGTAAATATGTGTGTAACTGTCGCCGCCACTTCTTTGGTGTTACATATTTAGCCGCATGTTTTAACTCATCAAAATCTTTTAAAAGATAAAACGCTATAAATGGAACTAGCGCTAAAACGAACAGTCCGCTAAAAATCCCTCGAGATTTTTCAATAACATTGCTTATTGTTGCGGAAACCTTTTCTTCAATCATATTTAAATTGGTTTCTATTTGTTCATGCAAGCTGTTAGGTAAATTTTCAGTTCTTTCATCAATCTCAAGAAGCCATTCTTGATAGCTATCAATTAAATTAGGTAGATTTGCTACTAACTCCT from Bacillus sp. HMF5848 includes these protein-coding regions:
- a CDS encoding AI-2E family transporter → MTDTQMIWIKRIVMLLLIFLALFMFMKLMPIWLPVVRVFLFVLTPFAIGAFVTYLLHPIVEKIHAFGMPRVLAILFIYSLFFGGIGYSVYQFMPVITKQSKELVANLPNLIDSYQEWLLEIDERTENLPNSLHEQIETNLNMIEEKVSATISNVIEKSRGIFSGLFVLALVPFIAFYLLKDFDELKHAAKYVTPKKWRRQLHTYLHDVDESLGRYIRGQLLVCVVIGGAASVAFWLIGMQYPLLLGVVVGITNVIPYFGPIIGAIPAVIIAFTISIKTVIFVIIIIVILQLLEGNVLSPLIVGKSLHMHPVIIMFALLLGGEIAGVLGLIVAVPIFAILRVTLIHLRDNVSSDKSN